A DNA window from Drosophila biarmipes strain raj3 chromosome 2R, RU_DBia_V1.1, whole genome shotgun sequence contains the following coding sequences:
- the LOC108029572 gene encoding neogenin isoform X3, translated as MASRTSDSSRTWKWLVGSFLVLQLIGSSLASQALSFTLEPQDAVVPEGHSVLLQCAGTASMGRGGKGKANSPTPVTIRWRGPDGQDLVIVGDTFRTQLKNGSLYISSVEESRGLTGAYQCLLSAEGVGSVLSRPALVAIARQPDLNQDFLETYLLPGQTAYFRCMVGEASWQEGVKHSVQWFKDDLPLAVDKLRMVVLPNGALEIDEVGASDRGSYQCNVTSGSFSRLSSKTNLNIKKANEPGAENAVAPSFLVGPSPKTVREGETVTLDCVANGVPKPQIKWLRNGMDLDLNDLDSRFSIIGTGSLQISSAEDIDSGNYQCRASNTVDSLDAQATVQVQEPPKFIKAPKDTTAHEKDEPELKCDIWGKPKPIIRWLKNGDVITPNDYMQLVDGHNLKILGLLNSDAGMFQCVGTNAAGSVHAAARLRVVPQGDSPEQDPGVPHVGAKPLDSGLQARLPSQPRDLVAQIVKSRFVTLSWVEPLQNAGDVVYYTVYYKMNNSEREQKMVTKSHDDQQVNIQSLLPGRTYQFRVEANTNFGSGASSAPLEVSTQPEVNIAGPPRNFEGHARSHKEIYVKWAEPSVTNGEILKYRVYYSENDSGADLYHDSTALDAVLTELRPNTDYVISVVPFNRNGMGDSSAEIRVKTFSSTPSEPPNNVTLEVTSSSSITVHWEPPAEEDRNGQITGYKIRYRKFKDAPQVKSTPANIRYFELSSLDRNAEYQVKIAAMTVNGSGPFTEWYRVNTLENDLDETQVPGKPIWKSIQPGANNIALHWGPPQHPEIKIRNYVLGWGRGIPDENTIELKETERYHILKNLESNMDYVVSLRARNVKGDGPPIYDNIKTRDEEPVDAPTPLEVPVGLRAITMSSSSIVVYWIDTMLNKNQHVTDNRHYTVSYGITGSNRYRYHNTTDLNCMINDLRPNTQYEFAVKVVKGRRESSWSMSVLNSTYQNVPVTPPREVTVRLDEMNPPTVIIQWIPPKHTVGQITGYNIYYTTDTTKRDRDWSVEAFSGEETMMMLPNLKPFTTYYFKVQARTTKGNNNAPFSALVSYTTSAAVIMQEADTIAKGIDNEKLLYIIIAATAVVLLVVLLGVLILCRRKPQSSPEHTKKSYQKNNVGVPKPPDLWIHHDQMELKNIDKGLHTVTPVCSDGASSSGALTLPRSVVHSEYEVETPVPGHVTNSLDKRSYVPGYMTTSMNGTMERPQYPRTQYSHQNRSHMTMEAGLSQQSLTQPQSNSMAQTPEHPYGGYDANFCNGTSGAAGNGCVSTIESSKRGHPLKSFSVPGPPPTGATPVNKHTPAVTIRPQNQSPYKKPSFSAATPNRLQGGGSVVHSTDEIQRLAPSTSTEELNQEMANLEGLMKDLSAITANEFEC; from the exons CGCTTTCGTTCACTTTGGAGCCGCAGGATGCCGTTGTGCCCGAAGGCCACTCTGTCCTACTCCAGTGCGCGGGCACTGCGTCCATGGGGCGCGGAGGCAAGGGCAAAGCCAACTCGCCCACCCCAGTGACCATACGTTGGCGAGGACCCGACGGCCAGGACCTGGTCATCGTGGGCGACACGTTCCGCACGCAGCTGAAAAACGGATCGCTGTACATCAGCTCCGTGGAGGAGAGCCGTGGACTGACGGGAGCCTACCAGTGCTTGCTGAGTGCCGAGGGCGTGGGCAGTGTGCTCAGTCGCCCGGCACTGGTGGCCATTGCCCGCCAGCCGGACCTGAATCAGGACTTCCTGGAGACCTACCTGCTGCCAGGCCAGACAGCCTATTTCCGCTGCATGGTGGGCGAGGCCAGCTGGCAGGAGGGCGTCAAGCACTCGGTGCAGTGGTTCAAAGATGACTTGCCACTGGCCGTGGACAAGTTGCGAATGGTGGTGTTGCCTAACGGAGCGCTGGAAATCGATGAGGTGGGCGCTTCGGATCGAGGATCCTACCAGTGCAACGTAACGTCGGGTAGTTTCTCCCGGTTGAGCAGCAAAACCAATTTAAACATCAAGAAAGCTAATGAACCGGGAGCCGAGAATGCGGTGGCTCCATCCTTTCTCGTGGGCCCTTCTCCGAAAACCGTGAGGGAGGGCGAGACCGTCACCCTGGACTGCGTGGCCAACGGAGTGCCCAAGCCGCAAATCAAGTGGCTGCGAAACGGCATGGATCTGGACCTAAACGACCTGGACTCCCGCTTCTCGATCATTGGAACGGGCTCGCTGCAAATCTCCAGTGCCGAGGACATTGACTCTGGAAACTATCAGTGCAGGGCCAGCAACACGGTGGATTCTCTGGATGCCCAGGCCACGGTGCAAGTGCAGGAGCCGCCGAAGTTCATCAAGGCGCCCAAGGATACGACCGCCCACGAGAAGGACGAGCCGGAGCTAAAGTGCGACATTTGGGGAAAACCCAAGCCCATTATTAGGTGGCTCAAGAACGGAGATGTCATTACGCCCAACGACTACATGCAACTGGTGGATGGCCACAATCTTAAGATCCTTGGTCTTCTCAACTCCGATGCCGGCATGTTCCAGTGCGTGGGCACCAATGCCGCCGGCAGTGTCCATGCTGCAGCTCGTCTTCGGGTAGTTCCCCAAGGAG ATTCCCCAGAACAGGACCCAGGTGTGCCGCATGTAGGTGCCAAGCCCCTAGACAGTGGACTCCAAGCCCGATTGCCCAGCCAGCCGCGGGACCTGGTCGCCCAGATAGTGAAGTCCCGGTTCGTGACCCTCAGCTGGGTGGAACCCCTCCAGAATGCCGGCGATGTAGTGTACTACACGGTCTACTACAAGATGAACAACAGCGAGAG gGAGCAAAAAATGGTTACCAAGTCGCATGACGACCAACAGGTCAATATTCAATCATTGCTGCCGGGCAGAACCTATCAATTCCGAGTGGAGGCCAATACCAATTTTGGTAGCGGAGCCTCCTCCGCTCCCCTGGAAGTCAGCACCCAACCGGAGGTGAATATTGCGGGTCCACCACGCAACTTTGAGGGTCATGCTCGGAGTCACAAGGAGATCTACGTGAAATGGGCAGAGCCCTCGGTGACCAATGGAGAGATACTTAAGTATCGAGTTTACTACTCAGAG AACGACAGCGGTGCAGATTTATATCACGATAGTACTGCCTTGGATGCAGTTCTTACCGAGCTGCGCCCCAACACTGACTACGTAATCTCAGTGGTGCCTTTCAATCGAAATGGAATGGGGGATTCCTCAGCGGAAATCCGTGTGAAAACGTTTTCCTCCACGCCCTCGGAACCTCCCAACAACGTTACTCTGGAGGTGACTAGTTCGAGC TCCATCACCGTTCATTGGGAACCGCCTGCAGAAGAAGACCGCAATGGCCAGATTACAGGCTACAAGATTCGTTACAGAAAATTCAAGGATGCGCCCCAAGTGAAGAGTACTCCTGCTAACATTCGATACTTCGAGTTGAGCAGCTTGGATCGTAATGCCGAGTACCAAGTCAAGATTGCGGCCATGACTGTCAACGGATCGGGACCTTTTACAGAATGGTATCGCGTCAACACATTGGAGAATGACCTCGATGAAACCCAGGTGCCGGGCAAACCGATTTGGAAAAGCATTCAGCCCGGAGCCAACAATATTGCCCTGCACTGGGGCCCACCTCAGCatccagaaataaaaatacgcAACTACGTGCTGGGCTGGGGTCGCGGAATTCCCGATGAGAACACAATCGAGCTGAAGGAGACGGAGCGCTATCATATTCTTAAGAATCTGGAGTCGAATATGGACTACGTCGTATCGCTCAGGGCGCGGAATGTTAAGGGCGACGGACCACCTATTTATGACAATATTAAGACACGCGACGAGGAGCCGGTGGACGCACCTACGCCGCTTGAGGTGCCGGTGGGTCTGCGAGCCATTACCATGTCCAGCTCCTCGATTGTGGTCTACTGGATTGACACGATGTTGAACAAGAATCAGCATGTGACAGATAATCGGCACTACACGGTCAGCTATGGAATCACGGGATCAAATCGCTACCGCTACCACAACACCACGGATCTGAACTGCATGATTAATGACCTGCGCCCCAATACGCAGTACGAGTTTGCAGTCAAAGTGGTCAAAGGACGCAGAGAGTCGTCCTGGTCAATGTCCGTGCTGAATAGTACGTATCAGAATGTGCCGGTCACGCCACCGCGGGAGGTAACTGTTCGCTTGGATGAGATGAATCCACCCACTGTTATAATCCAGTGGATTCCACCAAAGCACACTGTTGGCCAGATCACTGGGTATAATATCTACTATACTACGGACACTACGAAGAGGGATCGCGACTGGTCAGTTGAAGCCTTTTCCGGGGAGGAGACCATGATGATGCTACCGAACCTGAAACCCTTCACCACATACTATTTCAAAGTTCAAGCGAGAACTACAAAGGGGAATAATAATGCCCCCTTTTCGGCTCTCGTATCCTACACCACCAGTGCAGCGGTTATCATGCAGGAGGCCGACACCATAGCCAAGGGAATCGACAACGAGAAGCTGCTGTATATTATTATAGCAGCTACCGCCGTGGTTCTCCTGGTGGTGCTCTTGGGCGTGCTGATTCTATGCAGGCGGAAGCCTCAATCTTCGCCGGAACACACAAAGAAGAG CTACCAAAAGAATAATGTGGGCGTTCCAAAACCACCGGATCTCTGGATACACCATGATCAAATGGAGCTTAAAAACATAGACAAGGGTTTGCACACGGTGACGCCTGTCTGCAGCGATGGAGCCTCGAGCAGTGGTGCTCTTACCCTGCCACGATCAGTGGTGCACAGCGAGTACGAGGTGGAGACGCCAGTGCCAGGTCACGTGACCAATTCGCTGGATAAGCGATCTTATGTACCAGGATATATGA CCACCTCAATGAACGGAACTATGGAGCGTCCGCAGTACCCACGCACCCAATACAGCCACCAGAATCGATCCCACATGACCATGGAGGCCGGTCTCTCCCAGCAAAGCCTGACCCAGCCGCAAAGCAATTCTATGGCTCAGACTCCGGAGCATCCTTATGGCGGCTACGACGCCAACTTCTG caACGGCACAAGCGGGGCTGCTGGCAATGGCTGTGTGTCCACAATTGAGAGTTCCAAACGGGGGCATCCTCTGAAAAGTTTCAGTGTGCCGGGTCCACCTCCCACAGGAGCCACGCCAGTTAACAAGCATA cCCCCGCCGTCACAATACGTCCACAAAACCAATCGCCATACAAGAAGCCATCGTTCTCGGCTGCTACGCCCAATCGCCTGCAGGGCGGCGGGTCGGTGGTGCACTCAACCGATGAGATTCAAAGACTTGCCCCCAGCACGTCCACCGAGGAGCTGAACCAGGAAATGGCCAATCTGGAAGGCCTCATGAAGGATCTGAGCGCCATTACGGCCAACGAATTCGAGTGTTAA